AACTCCAGAGGGATGAACACATCCTTGCCGGAGTTTGGGCCGTTCATGAACGCAGCACCCAGCGGCAAATGACGACGGCCGATCTCCACGCCGGGAGTGTCGGTGGGGATCAGCGCCAGGCTGATGCCCAGGTCTTCTTCTTCGCCCAGCAGATGGTCCGGGTCGTGGGCCTTGAAGGCCAGCCCGAGCAGGGTCGCGACCGGCCCGAGGGTGATGTAGCGTTTTTCCCAGTTCAGGCGCAGGCCTAGGGTTTCCTTGCCTTCCCACTCACCTTTGCAGATCACCCCGGTGTCGGGCATGGCGCCCGCATCGGAGCCGGCCAGCGGACCGGTCAGGGCGAAGCACGGGATGTCATCGCCACGGGCCAGGCGTGGCAGGTAATGGTTGCGTTGTTCGTCGGTGCCGTAGTGCAGCAGCAGTTCTGCCGGGCCGAGGGAGTTGGGCACCATCACGGTGGACGCCAGGTCGCCGCTGCGGGTCGCAAGCTTCATGGCGACCTGGGAGTGGGCGTAGGCGGAGAAACCCTTGCCGCCGTATTCCTTGGGGATGATCAGTGCGAAAAAACCGTGGGTCTTGATGTGCTCCCAGGCTGCGGGCGGCAGGTCCATGGCCTGGCCGATTTCCCAGTCGCTGACCATCGCACAGAGTTCTTCGGTCGGGCCGTCGATAAAGGCCTGTTCCTCTTCGGTCAGTTGCACCTTGGGGTAGGCCAGCAACTTGTCCCAATCGGGGCGGCCGCTGAACAGCTCGCCGTCCCACCAAACGGTGCCGGCATCGATGGCGTCTCGCTCGGTTTCGGACATGGGCGGCAGGACTTTCTGGAACCAACTGAACAGCGGCTTGGTGAAGTATTGGCGGCGCAGGTCGGGCAGCAGCAAGGGCGCTGCGACCAGGGCGATCAGCACCCAGAAGATCAGCAGCAGCCAACCCGGTGCATGGCTCCAGGCGCCCATCGCCAATAGGTAGACGGCAACCACGCCCAAGGCGGGCAGGGGCGCGGTGCGGCGGTGTGCCAGGTAGGCAATGCCGACCACCAGAACCAGTATCCACAACAACAGCATATTCAATCCTCCGTGAAACCAGGGGCGAAACCACCAGGGAGCTTAGTCGGCATCCGAGAAAGCGCGGCAGTCAGGGTGTAACGAGTTGTACGCAAAGCGCCGATCCACAGGCGCCGACTTTTGGCCGAATCGTCGTTATCGCTATGGCAGGCCTGTCATTAAACTCCAGGCTTCCTTCGGAGATAACGCTCATGGAAACGTACCTCAGTCCCAGCCGCTTCATCGATAGTGACCACCCTGCGGTGGTGGAGTTCGCCGAAAAATATCGCGGAACCCGTGCGGATTTAACTGACCAGGCAGTCAGCCTCTATTACGCCGTGCGCGAAGCGGTGCGCTACAACCCCTACACTTTCAGCCGCGACCCAGACACCTTGACCGCCAGCTTTGCCTTGGCCACCCGTGAGAGCTACTGCGTGCCCAAGGCCACCTTGCTCGCCGCCTGCGCCCGCCACTGTGGCATCCCGGCGCGCATTGGCCTGGCGGATGTGCGCAACCACCTGTCGACTCCACGCCTGCTCGCGCTGCTCAAGAGTGATGTGTTCGCCATGCACGGTTACACCGAGCTGTACCTGGATGGTCGCTGGGTCAAGGCCACGCCGGCGTTCAATCAGCAACTGTGCGAGGTGTTCGACGTGCCGCCACTGGACTTCGATGGGCGCAACGACAGCGTGTTCCACGCGTTCAATCGCCAGGGCCAGCGTTCGATGGAGTACGTGATGGACCATGGGCAATTTGCCGATGTGCCCGAGCAATTGTTTTTCACCCATATTCAGAAGTGTTACCCGCACCTGTTTGGCGAGGGCACGCCAAAGCTGTTGGGCGACTTGCAGAGCGATTTAAGCCGCGGGTGAACCGGCGTATGCTGCTGCGTCCATAAAGCCATGTTCATCAACAATAAGGCGCGGTCATGCTGAAGATCTGGGGTCGTAAAAATTCATCAAACGTCAGGAAGGCACTGTGGTGCGCCGAGGAACTCGGCCTGGACTATGAAGCAATTGATGCGGGCGGGGCTTTTGGTGTGGTCGACACCCCGCAATACCGGGCGTTGAATCCCAACGGCCGGGTGCCGATGATTCAAGACGGCGACTTTGTGTTGTGGGAGTCCAACACCATCGTGCGTTACCTCTGCGCCAAGCACGCCTCGCAGTTTTACCCAAGTGACCTGCAAGCCCGGGCCAACGCCGAAAAGTGGATGGACTGGACTACCTCGACCCTGGCCGAGCCCTTCAAGATCGTGTTCTGGGGTGTGTTGCGTACCCCGGCGGAAAAACAGAACTGGGATAACATCCACGCAGGGCGCCAAGTCTGTATCGATGCGCTCAAAACAGTCGATCAGGCCCTTGCCGAGCAGCCTTATCTGTCCGGCAGCGCGTTCGGCATGGGCGATATCCCCTTGGGCTGCTTCGCCTACGCCTGGTTCGAGATGCCTATCGAAAGGCCTGCAATGCCCAATCTAGAGGCGTGGTATCAACGCCTGCAACAACGCCCGGCGTACCGCAAAGCGGTCATGACCGCGTTGACTTAATACTGACTATTAATACAGGTGACTGTACTTGTGCGGCGCGGGCAAGCACCATGCTTGTCATGCGCCGCCGTTGAACTACGTGGGCTGCGCGCTCATCTACTCTTTCCATTCCCTTCTTTGGTGCGTATTCCGATATGAGTTCCGCTCTGTCCATCCGGCAGCTAACCAAAACCTACGGCAACGGTTTCCAGGCCCTGAGTGGTATCGATCTGGACGTTGCCGAAGGTGACTTCTTTGCCTTGCTCGGCCCCAACGGTGCCGGCAAATCCACCACCATCGGCATCCTCTCCACCCTGGTCAACAAGACCAGCGGCACGGTGAATATCTTCGGCCATGACCTGGATAAATCCCCGGCGGCGCTCAAGCGTTCCATCGGCGTGGTGCCCCAGGAATTCAACTTCAACCAGTTTGAGAAAACCTTCGATATCGTTGTGACCCAGGCCGGTTACTACGGCATCCCGTCGAAAGTCGCCAAGGAGCGCGCCGAGCAGTACCTGACCCAACTGGGCCTGTGGGACAAGCGCGACGTGCCATCCCGTTCGTTGTCCGGCGGTATGAAGCGTCGCCTGATGATCGCCCGCGCACTGGTGCATGAACCGCGCCTGCTGATCCTCGATGAGCCCACCGCTGGGGTGGACATCGAACTGCGCCGTTCGATGTGGACCTTCCTCACTGAGCTGAACGAGAAGGGCATCACCATCATCCTCACCACCCATTACCTGGAAGAGGCTGAGCAACTGTGCCGCAACATCGGCATCATCGACCACGGCACCATCGTCGAGAACACCAGCATGCGCAACCTGCTGGGCCAGTTGCATGTGGAAACGTTCCTGCTCGACCTGAAGAACAACCTGTCGGCGCCGCCGCAACTGCTCGGCTACCCGAGCCGCCTAGTGGACAGTCACACCCTGGAAGTCCAGGTGGACAAGGCCATGGGTATCACCGCGCTGTTCACGCAGTTGGCAACCCAGAACATCGAAGTGCTGAGCCTGCGTAACAAAACCAATCGCCTTGAGGAGTTGTTCGTGTCCCTGGTGGAGAAGAATCTGACGAAGGTGGCGGTATGAGTTCCGAACTGCAACCCAACCTCGTCGCGCTGCAAACCATCGTTTACCGCGAAGTGAAACGCTTTACCCGGATCTGGCCGCAGACCCTGCTACCGCCGGCGATCACCATGGTCTTGTACTTCGTGATCTTCGGTAACCTGATCGGCCGGCAGATCGGCGACATGGGTGGTTTCACCTACATGGAATACATCGTGCCGGGCCTGATCATGATGTCGGTGATCACCAACTCCTACGGCAACGTGGTGTCGAGTTTCTTCGGCAGCAAGTTCCAGCGCTCCATCGAAGAACTGATGGTGTCGCCGGTGTCGCCGCACACCATCCTGCTCGGCTACACCGCAGGCGGCGTGTTGCGTGGCTTGATGGTCGGGGTGATCGTGACGCTGTTGTCATTGTTCTTCACTCACCTGCAGGTGCATCACCTCGGGGTCACCATTCTGGTGGTGGTACTGACGGCGACGATCTTCTCGCTGCTGGGGTTCATCAATGCCGTGTTTGCGCGCAACTTCGATGATATTTCAATCATCCCAACGTTCGTGCTGACGCCGTTGACCTACTTGGGCGGGGTGTTCTACTCCATCAGCTTGTTGCCGCCGTTCTGGCAGACCGTGTCGCTGGCCAACCCGGTGCTGCACATGGTCAACGCCTTCCGCTACGGCATCCTGGGCGTGTCGGATATCAAGATCAGCGTAGCGATTACCTTCATGATCGTGGCGACCATCGTCTTGTATATCGGCTGCGCGAAATTGCTGGTGAGCGGGCGCGGCATGCGTACATAACTCATTGAATGCATCTGGGAAAATGTGGGAGGGGGGCAAGCTCCCTCCCACATTGGGTTGTGTGTGAGGCTTAACGGTGGCGTCGAAAACAGAATCCTGTTGACGCTGGGCGGGTTGTCATTCCGATACTGCTGGGCCCAAGGGCTTGCAGGTCGCCAAGCTAATATCTGCAAAATAGATAACAGTTAGAGATATTACCCGTTATATAGATATTCGATCAGGTTCTATGATGGTCTCAACCTCATGCGAGGAAGAGGATTTTCATCATGACTTGCTCCAACACCGTCAGCTATAAGCCCTTCAGTCACCTGACCCGTCCTCGGGAAGTGATTCGCCAATTCACCCCCAACTGGTTCGCCGCGACTATGGGCACCGGCGTACTGGCGCTGGCCTTGGCGCAGTTGCCGGGCACTGTTGCGGGCCTGCATGCCGTTGCCGAAGGGCTGTGGCTGTTCACCATTGGCTTGTTCGTTCTGTTCAGCGTCTTATATGCCGCGCGTTGGGTGATGTTCTTTCACGAGGCGCGGCGGATTTTCGGGCATTCCACGGTGTCGATGTTTTTCGGCACGATTCCCATGGGCTTGGCGACGATTCTCAACGGCCTGCTGCTGTTCGGCCTGCCGCGTTGGGGCGCTGCTGTGATCCCGCTGGCCGAAGCCCTGTGGTGGCTGGACGTCGCAATGGCCCTGGCCTGCGGGGTGCTGATCCCGTTCATGATGTTCACCCGCCAGGAACACAGCATCGACCAGATGACCGCAGTGTGGCTGTTGCCCGTCGTGGCTGCCGAAGTGGCCGCCGCCAGCGGTGGCTTGCTGGCGCCGCACCTGGCAGATGCCCATTCGCAACTGGTGATGCTGGTGACCAGCTACGTGTTGTGGGCATTTTCCCTACCCGTGGCGTTCAGCATTCTGACGATCCTGATGCTGCGCATGGCCCTGCATAAACTGCCCCACGCCAACATGGCTGCATCGAGCTGGCTGGCGCTCGGCCCGATTGGCACAGGCGCCCTCGGCATGTTGCTGCTCGGTGGTGACGCACCCGCGATCTTCGCCGCCAATGGCTTGCCGGGTGTGGGCGAGATGGCCAACGGCATCGGCTTGATTGCAGGCATAACCCTGTGGGGCTTCGGCTTGTGGTGGATGCTGATCGCAGTGCTGATCACCCTGCGTTACCTGCGCGCTGGCATTCCCTTCAACCTGGGTTGGTGGGGCTTTACCTTCCCGCTGGGCGTGTATGCCCTGGCTACGCTCAAATTGGCGAATGTGCTGCATCTGACATTCTTCAACCTGTTTGGCAGTGCACTGGTGGTGGCATTGGCGCTCATGTGGCTGATCGTCGCCAAGCGCACCGTGCAAGGCGCCTATAAAGGTGAGCTTTTTGTTTCACCATGTATTGCAGGGTTAGCGAATAAGTAAGCGGGATTAGGTAAAGTCGTGGCCTGACAATCTATAAGCCTTCAGGCCACGCAGGAACACGGACGACGATGAGCCATCCTTCGCAATTCACCTTGCTGCGCACACGGCGCTTTTTGCCGTTTTTCGTGACCCAGTTACTGGGCGCCTTCAACGACAACATTTTCAAGCAATCGCTGATCCTGGCGATCCTCTACAAGCTCACCATCGATGGCGATCGCTCGATCTGGGTCAACCTGTGCGCCTTGTTGTTTATCCTGCCGTTCTTCCTGTTCTCGGCGCTGGCCGGGCAGTTTGGCGAGAAATTCAACAAGGACGCGTTGATTCGCGCAATCAAGATCGGTGAGATCGTGATCATGGCCGTGGGCGCCACGGGCTTCCTGACCAACCATCTGGAGCTGATGCTGCTGGCGCTGTTTGCCATGGGCACCCATTCGGCGCTGTTCGGCCCGGTGAAGTATTCGATCATGCCCCAGGCCCTGCGTGACGATGAGTTGGTCGGCGGCAATGGCTTGGTGGAGATGGGCACGTTCCTGGCGATCCTGGCCGGCACCATCGGTGCCGGGATCATGATGTCGTCCACCCATTATGCGCCGATCGTGGCGGTGGCGATTGTCGGCGTGGCCGTGCTGGGTTACCTGGCCAGCCGCAGCATTCCACGCGCGGCGGCGTCTACTCCGCAACTGCGCCTGGACTGGAACATCTTCACCCAGTCGTGGGCCACCTTGCGCATGGGCCTGGGGCAGACACCCGCAGTGTCGCGCTCTATCGTCGGTAACTCGTGGTTCTGGTTTGTCGGCGCGATCTACCTGACCCAGATCCCGGCGTACGCCAAGGAATGGCTGTACGGCGATGAAACCGTGGTGACGTTGATCCTCACGGTGTTCTCGGTGGGCATTGCTCTTGGTTCCATGCTCTGCGAAAAACTTTCCGGCCGTAAGGTGGAAATCGGCCTGGTGCCGTTCGGCTCATTCGGCCTGACGGTGTTCGGCCTGTTGCTGTGGTGGCACTCCGGCGGTTTCCCGCAGAACGTGCAGGCCAACGACTGGCTGGCGGTGCTCAGTTACGGCCAGGCCTGGTGGGTGTTGATCGACATACTTGGCCTCGGTGTGTTTGGTGGCTTCTATATCGTGCCGCTGTATGCGCTGATCCAGTCACGCACGGCCGAGAACGAGCGCGCGCGGGTGATCGCCGCCAACAACATTCTCAACGCGTTGTTCATGGTGGTGTCGGCGATTGTGTCGATCCTGCTGCTGAGCGTGGCCAAGCTGTCGATCCCCGAGTTGTTCCTGGTGGTGTCGCTGCTCAACATCGCGGTTAACACTTACATCTTCAAGATCGTGCCTGAGTTCACCATGCGTTTCATGATCTGGCTGCTCAGCCATTCCATGTACCGTGTGGAACATCGCAACCTGGCGGCCATCCCCGATGAGGGCGCGGCGTTGCTGGTCTGCAACCATGTGTCGTTTGTCGATGCGCTATTGATTGCCGGCTCGGTGCGTCGGCCGATTCGCTTTGTCATGTACTACAAGATCTACCGCTTGCCGGTGCTCAACTTCATCTTCCGCACCGCCGGGGCGATTCCGATTGCCGGGCGCCATGAAGATATCCAGATTTACGAAAAGGCCTTCACGCGGATTGCGCAGTATCTGAAGGAAGGCGAGTTGGTATGCATCTTCCCCGAAGGCAAGCTGACCGGCGATGGCGAGATGAATGAGTTCCGTGGTGGGGTGACGCGGATTCTGGAAGAGACGCCGGTGCCGGTGATTCCGATGGCGTTGCAGGGGTTGTGGGGGAGTTTTTTCAGCCGCGATCCGAACAAGGGGATCTTTCATCGGATCTGGTCGCGGGTGGTGTTGGTGGCGGGTGAGCCTGTTCGGGTAGAGCAGGCGACACCTGCGCAATTGCAGGCTGTAGTCGGTGTTCTGCGTGGGAGTGCAAGGTAGTGGCCTCATCGGGAGCAAGCCCTCTCCCACACTAGACCGCGCTGGTCAGAACAACTCGGTCAAATGTGGGAGGGGGCTTGCCCCCGATGGCGGTAGCGGCCTAAGCGCTGATCTTAAGCCCAACAAGCCCGCAGATAATCAGCGCCACACTGGCCAATCGAAACAACGCCATGGACTCCCCAAACAGGATAATCCCGGCAATCACCGTGCCCACCGCACCTACGCCGGTCCAGATGGCGTAAGCGGTGCCCAGCGGCAGCTCTTTCATGGCCAGCCCAAGCAGGCCAAGGCTGATGGCCATGGCGGCGATGGTCAGGGCGGTGGGTAGCGGCTTGCTGAAACCGTCGGTGTACTTCAGGCCAACGGCCCAGCCGACTTCAAACAGCCCGGCAAAAAACAGAATGATCCAGGACATGATGACCTCGCTTCTTCAGGCGGGGTCGTCCCCGGATTCAACGCTCGTTGGCGTCGCGAGGTCGTCCCCGCGAAGCCCGTAGAGTGCCGAAAACGGATCAGGCGATCAAGTTTGCGAGGTGTTCTCCAAGATGCGACGGTCTTCCTTTTCGCTCATGCGCCGGAAGTAGGTCGACAGCAGTGCCCCGGAAATATTGTGCCAGACGCTGAACAGCGCACTCGGCACGGCGGCCAGCGGCGAGAAGTGCGCACTGGCCAGCGCGGCGCCCAGCCCGGAGTTCTGCATGCCGACTTCCAGCGCCAATGACTTGCGTTGTGCCAATGGCAGCTTGAACAGGCGGCCGGTGAAGTAGCCCAGCAAGTAGCCGAAACTGTTGTGCAGCATCACCACGGCCATGATCAACAGGCCCGATTCGGCGATCTTCGCCTGGCTGGCGGCAACCACTGCTGCGACGATGATCACGATGCTGACCACCGACACCAGTGGCAATACGTCCACCGCATGGCGCACGCGCTCACCGAGCAGGCGTTGTGCGACCACGCCGAGCACAATCGGCAACAGCACCACTTGCAGGATCGACCAGAACAGTTCCATGAACGATACCGGCAACCAGGCCGAGGCCAGCAGCCAGATCAGCGCCGGCGTGAGCAGCGGGGCGAGGAGGGTGGTGACGGCGGCGATGGCCACCGACAACGCCAGGTCGCCACGGGCCAGCCAGGTCATCACGTTGGACGAGGTGCCGCTTGGGCAGCAACCCACCAGGATCACGCCGACGGCGATTTCGGGTGGCAGGTGAAACACTTGGCACAACAACCAGGCGACGCCCGGCATGATTACAAAGTGTGCGACCACGCCGAGTGCCACGCGCCACGGGTGGCGAGCGACTTCGGCGAAGTCATCGAGTTTTAGGGTCAGCCCCATGCCGAACATCACCAGGCCCAGCAGCGGGACGATGGCGCTTTTCAGGCCGATGAACCAAGTCGGTTCGAGGAAGGCCAGTACGGCAAAAATCAACACCCAGTAGGCGAAGGTATTGCCGACGAAGCGGCTCAAGGCGGCAAGTGCGCGCATGGGGATGTCCTTGTTGTTAGATTCTGGAAGTGCAAATGCGATCAAGTGTGGGAGGGGGCTTGCTCCCGATAGCGGTGAATCAGTCACACATGTATCAGCCGGCACCCACTCATCGGGAGCAAGCCCCTCCCACAGTTTTGATCTTTACAAGGGTTTAGATGCCCTGCGGGGTTTCTTCACCGCCCAGTGCTTCCACCAACGCCGGCAGGAACTCGCCGAAGGTCAGCATCATCAGGGTGAAGCTTGCATCCAGTTGGCCCAGGGCTTCGTCGCCACCGTCCTGTTCCGCCTGGTCTTGCAGCAGGTCTTCGAACTTCAGGCGTTTGACGGTCATCTTGTCGTCCAGCATGAACGACAGCTTGTCCTGCCAAGCCAGGGACAGTTGGGTCACGACCTTGCCGGTGGTCAAGTGCAGTTGGATTTCTTCGCCGGTCAGGTCCTGGCGCTTGCAACGCACAATGCCGCCGTCTTCGTGGGTATCGCGCAGTTCGCATTCGTCGAGGACGAAGAAGTCATCGGCCGGTTTCTGGGTGGTGACCCAGTCGGTCATGATCGCGGTAGGTGCGGTTTTCACGGTGAGTGGGCGTACCGGCAGGGTGCCGATCACTTCACGCAGGGTGGACAGCAAGTCTTCGGCGCGTTTCGGGCTGGCCGAGTTCACCAGGATCAGGCCCTGTTTCGGCGCGATGGCGGCGAAGGTCGACGAGCGACGGATAAACGCACGCGGCAGGAAGGCCTGGATGATTTCATCCTTGAGCTGGTCGCGTTCCTTCTTATAGACCTTGCGCATCTGCTCGGCCTCGATTTCGTCGACTTTCTCTTTCAGCGCGTCACGCACTACGCTGCCCGGCAGGATGCGTTCTTCCTTGCGCGCGGCAATCAGCAGGAAATCTCCGCTGACGTGAACCAGGGGAGCGTCTTCACCTTTACCAAAAGGCGCGACGAAACCGTAAGTGGTCAACTCCTGGCTTGCACAAGGGCGCGCCAGTTTGGTGGCCATTGCAGTTTCCAACGCCTCGGCATCAACAGGCAGATCTTGGGTCAGGCGATAGATAAGCAGGTTCTTGAACCACATGGGGTGAGTCTCTCCTTTATACAAAGGGGGGCATTATTCTCTTGATAGCGCCCCAGGCCAACCCTGCCTAAGCCATTGGAAGGCCTCAAAAAAAAGATTTAAGAAAGTGCTTGCCAGACCCTGGGTCGCTCCGTAGAATGCGCGCCACACCGAGACGAAGGGTGATTAGCTCAGCTGGGAGAGCATCTGCCTTACAAGCAGAGGGTCGGCGGTTCGATCCCGTCATCACCCACCATTCGCCTCATGTGTTACGCGCAGCGGTAGTTCAGTCGGTTAGAATACCGGCCTGTCACGCCGGGGGTCGCGGGTTCGAGTCCCGTCCGCTGCGCCATATTCGGTAACCTGGAACGCTGAACGCCAGGTCGCTATAGAAAGCCCGCTCATTGAGCGGGTTTTTTTTGCTCGAAATATGGCAAAAAATCGTGCGATAAACTTTTTTTAAATAAATTGCATTTAAATCAAGACATTACGATTTTTTGGTGTATGATGCGCCCACACCGAAACGAAGGGTGATTAGCTCAGCTGGGAGAGCATCTGCCTTACAAGCAGAGGGTCGGCGGTTCGATCCCGTCATCACCCACCATTCGCTTCAAGTGTTACGCGCAGCGGTAGTTCAGTCGGTTAGAATACCGGCCTGTCACGCCGGGGGTCGCGGGTTCGAGTCCCGTCCGCTGCGCCATATTCGGTAACCTGGAACGCTGAACGCCAGGTCACCACAAGAATC
The genomic region above belongs to Pseudomonas sp. S35 and contains:
- a CDS encoding transglutaminase family protein; the protein is METYLSPSRFIDSDHPAVVEFAEKYRGTRADLTDQAVSLYYAVREAVRYNPYTFSRDPDTLTASFALATRESYCVPKATLLAACARHCGIPARIGLADVRNHLSTPRLLALLKSDVFAMHGYTELYLDGRWVKATPAFNQQLCEVFDVPPLDFDGRNDSVFHAFNRQGQRSMEYVMDHGQFADVPEQLFFTHIQKCYPHLFGEGTPKLLGDLQSDLSRG
- a CDS encoding glutathione S-transferase — its product is MLKIWGRKNSSNVRKALWCAEELGLDYEAIDAGGAFGVVDTPQYRALNPNGRVPMIQDGDFVLWESNTIVRYLCAKHASQFYPSDLQARANAEKWMDWTTSTLAEPFKIVFWGVLRTPAEKQNWDNIHAGRQVCIDALKTVDQALAEQPYLSGSAFGMGDIPLGCFAYAWFEMPIERPAMPNLEAWYQRLQQRPAYRKAVMTALT
- a CDS encoding ABC transporter ATP-binding protein; this encodes MSSALSIRQLTKTYGNGFQALSGIDLDVAEGDFFALLGPNGAGKSTTIGILSTLVNKTSGTVNIFGHDLDKSPAALKRSIGVVPQEFNFNQFEKTFDIVVTQAGYYGIPSKVAKERAEQYLTQLGLWDKRDVPSRSLSGGMKRRLMIARALVHEPRLLILDEPTAGVDIELRRSMWTFLTELNEKGITIILTTHYLEEAEQLCRNIGIIDHGTIVENTSMRNLLGQLHVETFLLDLKNNLSAPPQLLGYPSRLVDSHTLEVQVDKAMGITALFTQLATQNIEVLSLRNKTNRLEELFVSLVEKNLTKVAV
- a CDS encoding ABC transporter permease encodes the protein MSSELQPNLVALQTIVYREVKRFTRIWPQTLLPPAITMVLYFVIFGNLIGRQIGDMGGFTYMEYIVPGLIMMSVITNSYGNVVSSFFGSKFQRSIEELMVSPVSPHTILLGYTAGGVLRGLMVGVIVTLLSLFFTHLQVHHLGVTILVVVLTATIFSLLGFINAVFARNFDDISIIPTFVLTPLTYLGGVFYSISLLPPFWQTVSLANPVLHMVNAFRYGILGVSDIKISVAITFMIVATIVLYIGCAKLLVSGRGMRT
- a CDS encoding TDT family transporter; translated protein: MTCSNTVSYKPFSHLTRPREVIRQFTPNWFAATMGTGVLALALAQLPGTVAGLHAVAEGLWLFTIGLFVLFSVLYAARWVMFFHEARRIFGHSTVSMFFGTIPMGLATILNGLLLFGLPRWGAAVIPLAEALWWLDVAMALACGVLIPFMMFTRQEHSIDQMTAVWLLPVVAAEVAAASGGLLAPHLADAHSQLVMLVTSYVLWAFSLPVAFSILTILMLRMALHKLPHANMAASSWLALGPIGTGALGMLLLGGDAPAIFAANGLPGVGEMANGIGLIAGITLWGFGLWWMLIAVLITLRYLRAGIPFNLGWWGFTFPLGVYALATLKLANVLHLTFFNLFGSALVVALALMWLIVAKRTVQGAYKGELFVSPCIAGLANK
- a CDS encoding MFS transporter, translating into MSHPSQFTLLRTRRFLPFFVTQLLGAFNDNIFKQSLILAILYKLTIDGDRSIWVNLCALLFILPFFLFSALAGQFGEKFNKDALIRAIKIGEIVIMAVGATGFLTNHLELMLLALFAMGTHSALFGPVKYSIMPQALRDDELVGGNGLVEMGTFLAILAGTIGAGIMMSSTHYAPIVAVAIVGVAVLGYLASRSIPRAAASTPQLRLDWNIFTQSWATLRMGLGQTPAVSRSIVGNSWFWFVGAIYLTQIPAYAKEWLYGDETVVTLILTVFSVGIALGSMLCEKLSGRKVEIGLVPFGSFGLTVFGLLLWWHSGGFPQNVQANDWLAVLSYGQAWWVLIDILGLGVFGGFYIVPLYALIQSRTAENERARVIAANNILNALFMVVSAIVSILLLSVAKLSIPELFLVVSLLNIAVNTYIFKIVPEFTMRFMIWLLSHSMYRVEHRNLAAIPDEGAALLVCNHVSFVDALLIAGSVRRPIRFVMYYKIYRLPVLNFIFRTAGAIPIAGRHEDIQIYEKAFTRIAQYLKEGELVCIFPEGKLTGDGEMNEFRGGVTRILEETPVPVIPMALQGLWGSFFSRDPNKGIFHRIWSRVVLVAGEPVRVEQATPAQLQAVVGVLRGSAR
- the sugE gene encoding quaternary ammonium compound efflux SMR transporter SugE translates to MSWIILFFAGLFEVGWAVGLKYTDGFSKPLPTALTIAAMAISLGLLGLAMKELPLGTAYAIWTGVGAVGTVIAGIILFGESMALFRLASVALIICGLVGLKISA
- a CDS encoding bile acid:sodium symporter family protein, with amino-acid sequence MRALAALSRFVGNTFAYWVLIFAVLAFLEPTWFIGLKSAIVPLLGLVMFGMGLTLKLDDFAEVARHPWRVALGVVAHFVIMPGVAWLLCQVFHLPPEIAVGVILVGCCPSGTSSNVMTWLARGDLALSVAIAAVTTLLAPLLTPALIWLLASAWLPVSFMELFWSILQVVLLPIVLGVVAQRLLGERVRHAVDVLPLVSVVSIVIIVAAVVAASQAKIAESGLLIMAVVMLHNSFGYLLGYFTGRLFKLPLAQRKSLALEVGMQNSGLGAALASAHFSPLAAVPSALFSVWHNISGALLSTYFRRMSEKEDRRILENTSQT
- the rdgC gene encoding recombination-associated protein RdgC, with the translated sequence MWFKNLLIYRLTQDLPVDAEALETAMATKLARPCASQELTTYGFVAPFGKGEDAPLVHVSGDFLLIAARKEERILPGSVVRDALKEKVDEIEAEQMRKVYKKERDQLKDEIIQAFLPRAFIRRSSTFAAIAPKQGLILVNSASPKRAEDLLSTLREVIGTLPVRPLTVKTAPTAIMTDWVTTQKPADDFFVLDECELRDTHEDGGIVRCKRQDLTGEEIQLHLTTGKVVTQLSLAWQDKLSFMLDDKMTVKRLKFEDLLQDQAEQDGGDEALGQLDASFTLMMLTFGEFLPALVEALGGEETPQGI